The following proteins are co-located in the Silene latifolia isolate original U9 population chromosome 1, ASM4854445v1, whole genome shotgun sequence genome:
- the LOC141657305 gene encoding uncharacterized protein LOC141657305 — translation MGHLNGQYTIKQGYNFLRPDNEKVRWAALVTVRWMLPRHRFCVWLIAQKRLITQDRLKKMQIIPDNLCFLCGLVEEDHEHLFFRCEYIRKCRDLVHSWCPVQLPTDHCCDWWVNWRSRCLARKKVIAVVMAALMTNIWWCRNKCRVDMILLRPEMLVRQVHNEVRLRLSSIKIGSKNSKALHWIDIICKH, via the coding sequence ATGGGACACCTGAATGGGCAGTATACCATTAAGCAAGGATACAATTTCCTTCGACCCGATAATGAGAAAGTCAGGTGGGCAGCATTGGTGACAGTTCGATGGATGTTACCAAGACATAGGTTCTGTGTATGGCTCATAGCTCAAAAGAGGCTTATAACACAAGATAGGCTCAAGAAGATGCAGATCATTCCAGATAACCTATGCTTCCTGTGTGGACTGGTAGAGGAGGACCATGAGCATCTCTTTTTCAGGTGTGAGTACATTAGAAAGTGCAGGGATCTGGTTCACAGCTGGTGTCCTGTTCAGTTGCCTACAGATCATTGTTGTGACTGGTGGGTAAACTGGAGATCACGTTGTTTGGCGAGAAAGAAGGTGATTGCAGTTGTTATGGCAGCCTTGATGACTAACATCTGGTGGTGTAGGAACAAATGCAGGGTGGATATGATTCTCCTTAGACCTGAGATGCTAGTCAGGCAGGTTCACAATGAAGTTAGACTAAGGTTGAGTAGTATTAAAATTGGAAGTAAGAATAGTAAAGCTTTGCATTGGATTGACATAATATGTAAGCATTAG